In Planctomycetia bacterium, one DNA window encodes the following:
- a CDS encoding Hsp70 family protein, with product MTATQDDLIIGIDLGTTFSLVAYADARGPQIIRDETGEGRLPSVICFSPDGRATIGWEARRHAVENAQNTVYSIKRLMGLGIKDLQKELPHLAYHVVPGERDTIKVEINGRLLTPQEISALILRELAQRAERHLKRPVRKAVITVPAYFDDAQRQATRDAATIAGLEAVRIVNEPTAAALAYGIGLRDATSPATSGTAPRKTGGAISITVGDKSKCVCGNTGAALVSNKPHTIAVYDLGGGTFDVSLLRVSGETFEVIATHGDTHLGGDDFDRTIMELVQREVREQFGLDIDSPATKQALRSFAEEVKIRLGTETAAKLELDLGASRVYRRTIARDEFEKLIEPLVQRTIASCKRALADGKMTANEIDEVVMVGGSSRVPLVRRRVQEFFGRTLYTALNPDEVVALGAAVQGQVLSGARPDTLLLDVTPLSLGIETMGGAMGKLILRNTRIPCQASEPFTTFVDGQTSVKINVLQGERELAADCRSLGVFELRGIPPMPAGIPKITVNFLIDANGILNVSAREERSGVEASIQVIPSHGLTREEVRRIELDSVRYAREDMTAHRLIDLRNQVEFDTHKTEQTLAKFGHLLPPHERETLEQSIRALREMAASTTDCDALHQALDRFGKSTEHLANLAITQSLREVTSTK from the coding sequence AGGCGCGGCGGCATGCAGTGGAAAACGCGCAAAACACCGTCTACTCCATCAAGCGACTGATGGGCCTGGGAATCAAGGATCTTCAAAAGGAGTTGCCGCACCTGGCTTATCACGTCGTGCCTGGCGAGCGCGACACCATCAAGGTGGAGATCAACGGCCGCCTCCTGACGCCGCAGGAAATTTCGGCATTGATCCTGCGCGAGTTGGCGCAACGCGCCGAGCGACACCTGAAGCGCCCCGTGCGCAAGGCCGTCATCACCGTGCCGGCTTACTTTGATGACGCGCAGCGACAGGCGACGCGCGACGCCGCGACGATCGCCGGACTGGAAGCCGTGCGAATCGTGAACGAGCCGACGGCCGCGGCGCTGGCCTACGGCATCGGCCTGCGCGACGCAACGAGTCCGGCGACCTCCGGCACCGCCCCGCGTAAGACCGGCGGCGCGATATCGATCACGGTCGGCGACAAGTCCAAATGCGTCTGTGGCAACACCGGGGCCGCGCTGGTTTCGAACAAGCCGCACACGATTGCGGTGTACGACCTGGGCGGCGGGACGTTTGACGTCAGTTTGTTGCGTGTCTCGGGTGAGACGTTCGAAGTCATCGCGACGCACGGCGACACGCATCTGGGCGGCGACGATTTCGACCGCACGATCATGGAGCTGGTACAGCGGGAAGTGCGTGAGCAGTTCGGGCTGGACATCGATTCACCGGCGACCAAACAGGCGCTGCGGTCCTTTGCGGAGGAAGTCAAGATCCGCCTGGGCACGGAAACGGCGGCGAAGCTGGAACTGGATCTGGGTGCGAGTCGCGTTTATCGCAGAACCATCGCGCGAGACGAGTTCGAGAAACTGATTGAACCACTCGTTCAGCGGACGATTGCCTCATGCAAACGCGCGCTCGCCGACGGAAAGATGACGGCGAACGAGATTGACGAAGTCGTCATGGTCGGCGGATCAAGCCGCGTGCCGCTCGTGCGACGGCGCGTTCAGGAGTTCTTCGGGCGCACGCTGTACACGGCGCTGAACCCGGACGAAGTCGTGGCGCTGGGGGCCGCGGTTCAGGGGCAGGTGCTCTCCGGCGCGCGGCCCGACACGCTGTTGCTGGACGTCACCCCCCTGTCACTGGGAATCGAGACGATGGGCGGAGCGATGGGCAAGCTCATCCTGCGCAACACGCGTATTCCCTGTCAGGCGTCGGAGCCTTTTACGACCTTCGTCGATGGCCAGACCTCGGTAAAGATCAACGTCCTGCAAGGTGAGCGGGAGCTGGCGGCCGACTGCCGCAGCCTTGGCGTGTTCGAGCTTCGGGGGATTCCGCCGATGCCGGCCGGGATTCCCAAGATCACCGTGAATTTTCTCATCGACGCCAACGGCATTCTGAACGTTTCGGCGCGCGAAGAGCGCAGCGGCGTGGAAGCGTCGATCCAAGTCATCCCCTCGCACGGCCTGACGCGGGAGGAGGTGCGGCGGATCGAGCTGGATTCGGTGCGTTACGCCCGGGAAGACATGACGGCGCATCGCCTTATCGACCTGCGCAATCAGGTGGAGTTCGACACTCACAAGACCGAGCAGACGCTGGCGAAGTTCGGCCATTTGTTGCCGCCCCACGAGCGCGAGACGCTGGAGCAGTCGATCCGGGCGTTGCGCGAAATGGCGGCTTCGACGACCGATTGCGACGCGCTGCATCAGGCGCTGGATCGATTCGGGAAATCAACGGAGCACCTCGCAAACCTGGCGATCACCCAGTCGCTTCGCGAAGTGACCTCAACGAAATAA
- a CDS encoding 2Fe-2S iron-sulfur cluster binding domain-containing protein, whose product MGGQNPYIKDTEIALPKQPYELTIIDEQGTEHSLTIDPKKIPYDDHGLPGSILDICMAHGIELDHACGGVCACSTCHIHVLEGAASCNEASEEEDDQLEEAYDLKSNSRLGCQCVPNGTMPVKVRIPTWNRNLAREPHGAEGMTTKDKE is encoded by the coding sequence ATGGGCGGCCAGAATCCCTACATCAAGGACACCGAGATCGCGCTGCCGAAGCAGCCCTACGAGCTGACGATCATCGATGAACAGGGCACGGAACACAGTCTGACCATCGACCCGAAGAAGATCCCCTACGACGATCACGGGCTGCCTGGCTCGATACTCGATATCTGCATGGCGCACGGCATCGAACTGGACCATGCCTGCGGCGGCGTGTGCGCCTGCTCGACGTGCCACATTCATGTTCTGGAAGGTGCGGCTTCGTGCAACGAGGCGTCAGAAGAAGAGGACGACCAGCTTGAAGAGGCATACGACCTGAAGTCCAACAGCCGCCTCGGATGCCAGTGCGTGCCGAACGGAACGATGCCGGTGAAAGTTCGCATTCCGACGTGGAACCGGAACCTGGCGCGCGAGCCGCACGGTGCCGAGGGAATGACGACGAAGGACAAGGAGTAG
- the iscX gene encoding Fe-S cluster assembly protein IscX produces the protein MPQKLTWLDSEDIALALHEKFPDLDPLTVRFTDLHDWVVALPDFGDDPHKSNEAKLEAIQMAWLEEYKDAKDDE, from the coding sequence ATGCCGCAGAAACTAACCTGGCTGGATTCCGAGGACATCGCCCTGGCCCTGCATGAGAAATTTCCCGACCTCGATCCCCTGACGGTGCGGTTTACGGATCTGCATGACTGGGTCGTGGCACTGCCGGACTTCGGCGACGATCCGCACAAGTCCAATGAAGCCAAGCTCGAAGCGATCCAGATGGCGTGGCTGGAGGAATACAAGGACGCGAAGGACGACGAGTAG